A single Cucumis melo cultivar AY chromosome 4, USDA_Cmelo_AY_1.0, whole genome shotgun sequence DNA region contains:
- the LOC103486541 gene encoding protein RGF1 INDUCIBLE TRANSCRIPTION FACTOR 1-like isoform X2 — MKSVMSAPPWLEPLLTTPFFSICHTHGDAARSERNMYCLDCHSDAFCFYCRSSHHNDHQVIQIRRSSYHDVVRVAEIEDALDISGVQTYVINSARVMFLNERPQPKAGKGGAHICEICGRSLLDPFRFCSLGCKLVGVKRNGDASFNLEAKKEAMGIERREGISSRRRKGIPHRAPFGS, encoded by the exons atg AAATCAGTAATGTCGGCGCCGCCGTGGCTTGAGCCATTACTGACAACGCCGTTCTTCTCAATTTGCCACACGCACGGTGACGCCGCCAGAAGTGAACGGAATATGTATTGTCTTGATTGCCATTCTGACGCATTTTGCTTTTATTGTCGCTCATCACACCACAATGATCATCAAGTCATTCAG ATAAGAAGATCTTCATATCATGATGTGGTAAGAGTAGCAGAAATTGAAGATGCATTGGATATAAGTGGAGTACAAACATATGTGATTAATAGTGCTAGAGTAATGTTTTTGAATGAAAGACCACAACCAAAAGCTGGTAAAGGAGGAGCTCATATTTGTGAAATTTGTGGAAGAAGTTTATTAGATCCTTTTCGTTTCTGTTCACTTGGCTGTAAG cTTGTAGGGGTGAAGAGAAATGGGGATGCAAGCTTTAACTTGGAGGCAAAGAAAGAGGCAATGGGAATAGAAAGAAGAGAAGGAATTTCATCAAGGAGAAGAAAAGGCATTCCTCATAGGGCACCATTTGGGtcctaa
- the LOC103486541 gene encoding protein RGF1 INDUCIBLE TRANSCRIPTION FACTOR 1-like isoform X1 yields MQKSVMSAPPWLEPLLTTPFFSICHTHGDAARSERNMYCLDCHSDAFCFYCRSSHHNDHQVIQIRRSSYHDVVRVAEIEDALDISGVQTYVINSARVMFLNERPQPKAGKGGAHICEICGRSLLDPFRFCSLGCKLVGVKRNGDASFNLEAKKEAMGIERREGISSRRRKGIPHRAPFGS; encoded by the exons atg CAGAAATCAGTAATGTCGGCGCCGCCGTGGCTTGAGCCATTACTGACAACGCCGTTCTTCTCAATTTGCCACACGCACGGTGACGCCGCCAGAAGTGAACGGAATATGTATTGTCTTGATTGCCATTCTGACGCATTTTGCTTTTATTGTCGCTCATCACACCACAATGATCATCAAGTCATTCAG ATAAGAAGATCTTCATATCATGATGTGGTAAGAGTAGCAGAAATTGAAGATGCATTGGATATAAGTGGAGTACAAACATATGTGATTAATAGTGCTAGAGTAATGTTTTTGAATGAAAGACCACAACCAAAAGCTGGTAAAGGAGGAGCTCATATTTGTGAAATTTGTGGAAGAAGTTTATTAGATCCTTTTCGTTTCTGTTCACTTGGCTGTAAG cTTGTAGGGGTGAAGAGAAATGGGGATGCAAGCTTTAACTTGGAGGCAAAGAAAGAGGCAATGGGAATAGAAAGAAGAGAAGGAATTTCATCAAGGAGAAGAAAAGGCATTCCTCATAGGGCACCATTTGGGtcctaa